A genome region from Nocardia sp. NBC_00565 includes the following:
- a CDS encoding MFS transporter: protein MTTRPPARAWPGHVRLFLGGQAVSLLGDGLALLVVPLLALEMSSSPVVSGISAATVTIGYLCVGVPAGVVVDRFGPWRVLVATDTLRACLFAALYALAVADLLTVPLLLALGVLAGASHVFFETAVTVTVKDLCADRDLLRANSVLEVSNQLALVLGPVTVGALAATVGLDAALLANAITFLVSLASVLAVWSLRAPVPPLVSPLRIRYIWREFRDGLRYLLSIRILVVLTALQMVVNFGLAVEKLLFFYAKDTIGLATSLVSVVVAAGGVGGLVGALTAPWLGSRLGHILVFTGGVLLSGIATAAMSLAHTWPVLAAANAVYLWALVSASLVNRTQRQLMVRDDMLGRVTSTVKLLFLAVDPLGVVVAASLTLALGGDPRFVFLGAGTLVAGAAIAAWYSGLRGYRRAAMSNLR from the coding sequence ATGACAACGCGCCCACCTGCGCGCGCATGGCCGGGCCACGTCCGGCTTTTTCTCGGCGGTCAGGCGGTATCGCTGCTCGGCGACGGGCTCGCGTTGTTGGTGGTGCCGTTGTTGGCCCTCGAAATGAGCAGCAGCCCAGTGGTTTCCGGAATATCGGCGGCCACGGTAACCATCGGCTACCTCTGTGTCGGTGTGCCCGCCGGTGTCGTCGTCGACCGGTTCGGTCCGTGGCGGGTGCTCGTCGCCACGGACACGCTGCGTGCCTGCCTGTTCGCCGCGCTCTACGCGCTGGCCGTAGCCGATCTCCTGACCGTGCCGCTGCTGCTCGCGCTGGGTGTGCTGGCGGGCGCGAGTCATGTCTTCTTCGAGACCGCGGTCACGGTGACGGTGAAGGATCTGTGCGCCGATCGCGATCTGCTCCGGGCCAACTCGGTGCTCGAAGTGAGCAATCAGCTCGCGCTGGTACTCGGGCCGGTCACCGTCGGCGCGCTGGCCGCAACGGTCGGTCTGGACGCCGCGTTGCTCGCCAACGCCATTACCTTCCTGGTGTCGCTGGCAAGCGTGCTCGCCGTGTGGTCGCTGCGGGCTCCGGTGCCGCCGCTGGTGTCGCCGTTGCGAATCCGCTACATCTGGCGGGAATTCCGGGACGGGTTGCGGTACCTGCTGTCGATCCGGATTCTCGTTGTGTTGACCGCCCTGCAAATGGTGGTGAATTTCGGTCTGGCCGTGGAGAAGCTGCTCTTCTTCTACGCCAAGGACACGATTGGCCTGGCCACCTCGCTGGTGAGTGTGGTGGTGGCCGCCGGTGGCGTGGGCGGGCTTGTCGGCGCGCTGACGGCGCCCTGGCTCGGATCTCGGCTCGGACATATCCTGGTGTTCACCGGCGGCGTGCTGCTCTCCGGAATCGCCACGGCCGCAATGAGTCTGGCGCACACCTGGCCTGTCCTGGCGGCGGCGAACGCGGTCTACCTCTGGGCGCTGGTCAGCGCAAGCCTGGTGAATCGCACCCAGCGGCAACTGATGGTGCGTGACGATATGCTCGGTCGGGTGACCAGCACCGTGAAGCTGCTGTTCCTGGCGGTGGATCCGCTGGGTGTAGTAGTCGCGGCAAGTCTCACGCTCGCGCTCGGCGGCGATCCCAGGTTCGTATTTCTCGGCGCGGGGACGCTTGTGGCGGGCGCGGCGATCGCGGCGTGGTATTCCGGATTGCGGGGCTATCGCCGCGCCGCGATGAGCAATCTGCGGTAG
- a CDS encoding class I SAM-dependent methyltransferase: MTTESAASKPIRTDEQAPLADEARYRPVYAAGDWSPTLTAIWQECYGADLPDGLEPLGFSSAGELGSLRRWLDVGPGDRIVDVGCGRGGPGLWIARHAGVDLVGVDLLPEAVAAAQKRAPTLYPGGAATFVVGDFLDTGLPAGSFQGAVSIDSLWMVLDKAAAMREVARLLEPGARWVLSTWEPSYLSYATLLTAAGWEVLTCREPAGWYERQTAVYDRIIDAEPALVAELGAEAARVLVSEAQTMTPTLRDYRRLLIAARR; the protein is encoded by the coding sequence GTGACCACGGAATCCGCGGCCTCGAAGCCCATCCGTACGGACGAGCAGGCGCCGCTGGCGGACGAGGCCCGGTACCGGCCGGTGTACGCCGCGGGAGACTGGAGCCCGACGCTCACGGCGATCTGGCAGGAGTGCTACGGCGCGGACCTCCCGGACGGGCTGGAACCGCTGGGCTTCAGTTCCGCCGGCGAGCTGGGGTCGTTACGGCGCTGGCTGGACGTGGGCCCGGGCGATCGCATCGTCGACGTGGGGTGTGGGCGCGGCGGGCCGGGTCTGTGGATCGCCCGGCACGCCGGGGTCGATCTGGTCGGCGTGGATTTGCTCCCGGAAGCCGTTGCCGCGGCGCAAAAGCGGGCTCCGACACTGTATCCGGGCGGGGCGGCGACATTCGTCGTCGGGGATTTCCTCGACACCGGGCTGCCCGCGGGCTCGTTCCAGGGCGCCGTGAGCATCGATTCACTGTGGATGGTGCTCGACAAAGCCGCGGCCATGCGGGAAGTCGCGCGGCTGCTCGAGCCGGGGGCGCGCTGGGTCTTGTCGACGTGGGAGCCGAGCTATCTGTCCTATGCGACGCTGCTGACGGCGGCGGGATGGGAAGTGCTCACCTGTCGGGAACCTGCGGGCTGGTACGAGCGGCAGACCGCGGTGTACGACCGGATCATCGACGCCGAACCGGCTTTGGTCGCGGAGCTGGGCGCCGAGGCCGCGCGAGTATTGGTTTCGGAGGCACAGACCATGACGCCGACGTTGCGCGACTACCGCAGATTGCTCATCGCGGCGCGGCGATAG
- a CDS encoding pyrroline-5-carboxylate reductase family protein, which translates to MTDNQNAAPGGARTFATIGIVGAGNMARALATGWATPILCTDSGSGRAAELAADTGGVAVATNAELAARADVIVLCHKPGQLAAVGQELDGTRAVVVSVLSGVSSAQLKAVYRRSRVVRVTVNLPVRVRAGIVSLPTGQCVDAEVESAVAELFASVGTVIRIPEHQVEALIPLAGVGPALVAMFAQAQADAAIHAGLPAHLAISLATETLRGTAALLADFEHDTLALRRAVASPGGPTERGLAAAEAQGLRHAVLAAAQAALPAR; encoded by the coding sequence ATGACCGACAACCAGAACGCCGCCCCCGGCGGTGCGCGGACCTTCGCAACGATCGGCATAGTCGGCGCGGGAAATATGGCACGCGCCTTGGCAACCGGGTGGGCAACTCCGATCCTGTGCACCGACAGCGGCTCGGGACGCGCGGCCGAGCTGGCCGCGGATACCGGCGGTGTCGCCGTGGCGACCAATGCCGAACTCGCCGCGCGCGCGGACGTGATCGTGTTGTGTCACAAGCCGGGACAGCTGGCCGCGGTGGGTCAGGAACTCGATGGGACGCGGGCCGTGGTGGTCTCGGTGCTGTCCGGTGTGTCATCCGCACAGTTGAAGGCGGTCTACCGCCGGTCAAGGGTGGTGCGAGTGACGGTCAATCTCCCGGTCCGGGTCCGCGCGGGGATCGTGTCGCTGCCGACCGGCCAGTGCGTGGACGCGGAGGTGGAGTCGGCCGTGGCGGAACTGTTCGCCAGCGTGGGCACGGTTATCCGAATCCCGGAACATCAAGTGGAAGCACTGATTCCACTGGCCGGTGTGGGTCCCGCACTGGTCGCGATGTTCGCGCAGGCACAAGCGGATGCCGCCATCCACGCCGGACTCCCGGCGCATCTGGCGATATCGCTGGCGACCGAGACGCTGCGCGGTACAGCCGCCCTCTTGGCCGACTTCGAGCACGACACACTCGCGCTGCGTCGAGCGGTGGCCTCGCCCGGAGGGCCGACCGAACGAGGCCTGGCGGCGGCAGAAGCTCAGGGACTGCGTCACGCGGTGCTCGCGGCAGCACAGGCAGCGTTACCCGCGCGGTGA
- a CDS encoding DUF6002 family protein, translating into MVNARIALPVDVDGDSVLVRYYADLRTAARLYRSENGTPNTPGLPMDSELPELTEPLAQLLGIARMRMVGLGSHAGRELRLLDLRCTASTRTTKTFASVLIVARAVAHIQRTGERVMIVTPTSANKGTALRDAVLRAIRLGLVSAAELSIAVVVPAGSLPKLWTSELSEDSELLRRNPILLYDGERSDGVKALAAEFVRAATDSFERDRGVRLWYTMDLANYIVADTARAFFEADVSGAAPPQGRLHAHAVSSAFGLLGYHLGRRVRHPETDPEHPQFLLVQHLRTPDMVTSLLRARSGGEIAPHYVRDESADVFAQHDDPHFPAVTDSLAEDLDSTFYTRQPATSPTMNAIIERHGGDGIVVSRRECLARYDELRARLAAVDIALPADAAALREWSLVMALTGVMNAVERGLVPAGAEVVVHGSGSYSTDDYVPLSQACTTRVRAVADLEAPLTKAAL; encoded by the coding sequence ATGGTGAACGCACGGATCGCACTTCCGGTGGATGTCGACGGTGACAGTGTGCTGGTCCGCTATTACGCGGACCTGCGCACCGCGGCCCGGCTCTACCGGTCCGAGAACGGAACTCCGAATACGCCGGGTTTGCCCATGGATTCGGAGCTTCCCGAGCTGACCGAGCCACTGGCGCAGTTGCTGGGGATCGCTCGAATGCGGATGGTCGGGCTGGGTTCGCACGCGGGCCGGGAGCTGCGGCTGCTGGACTTGCGTTGCACTGCGTCCACCCGGACCACGAAGACGTTCGCCTCGGTGCTCATCGTGGCCAGGGCTGTGGCCCATATCCAGCGGACCGGCGAGCGGGTAATGATCGTGACGCCGACATCAGCGAACAAGGGCACTGCATTGCGCGATGCTGTGCTGCGCGCGATCCGACTCGGTCTGGTGTCGGCCGCGGAGCTGAGCATCGCTGTGGTCGTGCCCGCGGGGTCGCTGCCCAAGTTGTGGACTTCCGAACTGTCCGAGGACTCGGAGTTGTTGCGGCGCAACCCGATCCTGCTCTACGACGGTGAGCGGTCGGACGGCGTCAAGGCATTGGCCGCCGAGTTCGTGCGCGCGGCCACGGACTCCTTCGAGCGGGACCGGGGAGTCCGACTCTGGTACACGATGGACTTGGCCAATTACATCGTCGCCGATACGGCGCGGGCCTTCTTCGAAGCGGACGTGTCGGGTGCGGCGCCGCCGCAGGGCCGACTACACGCGCATGCCGTATCGAGTGCGTTCGGTCTGCTCGGCTACCACCTCGGCAGGCGGGTGCGCCACCCCGAGACCGACCCGGAGCATCCGCAATTCCTGCTCGTGCAGCACTTGCGCACGCCCGATATGGTGACGAGCCTGCTTCGTGCGAGGTCAGGCGGCGAGATCGCGCCGCACTACGTTCGGGACGAATCCGCGGACGTGTTCGCGCAACACGATGATCCCCACTTCCCGGCGGTCACCGACAGCCTCGCCGAGGATTTGGACAGCACCTTCTACACTCGCCAACCGGCCACGTCGCCGACCATGAACGCGATCATCGAACGGCACGGTGGCGACGGCATCGTGGTGTCGCGGCGCGAATGCCTGGCCCGGTACGACGAGCTACGTGCCCGCTTGGCCGCGGTGGACATCGCGCTGCCCGCCGACGCCGCCGCGCTGCGGGAATGGTCGCTGGTGATGGCTTTGACCGGCGTAATGAACGCCGTCGAGCGCGGTTTGGTGCCCGCGGGTGCCGAGGTGGTGGTGCACGGCTCGGGCAGCTACTCCACCGACGACTATGTGCCGCTGTCGCAAGCGTGTACCACGCGGGTGCGTGCGGTCGCCGATCTCGAGGCGCCGTTGACAAAGGCGGCACTGTGA